The window GCCTCCGCCGGCCATCCCTGGGGGGCGCCCGGTGCCAACGATACAACCGTTGACCGGGACGCGACGCCCCTGGACCAGAAGATCCTGACCCAGACCGGCGCGTGGTATGATTTCAATATCACCCGCGCCGTGCAGGAATGGGTGACCCAGCCGAGCCTGAACTACGGCCTGGTCATCAAGGGTTACATCAACCGATCCGTGCAGTATGACTTCGTCTCATCGAACTGTCCGACGGTATCCTTACGTCCCAAGCTGACCATCGTGTACCGGCTGACCGCCGGCCCGACGCCCACGCCTATCCCCACCGCCACGCCGACGCCGACCATCACGCCCACGCCAACGGTGGGAGGGACGCCCATCACCCGGCAGTATCAGCACAGCGCTCTGGATACCTACATCAGTGCCAACAGCCCCACCACCAACTTCGGGCGCGAGGCGAACCTGGCGGTGCGCACGGCCAAGGAAGACAACGTCATGGCGTCCCTGCTCTATTTCAATATCAGCGATATCCCGACCAATGCGGTGGTGACGAGTGCCCGGCTGGAGGTGTATACCTATCAGCGGAGCAACCCCAGCTACATCTGGGTGCAGACCTACAAGATGCTGAGGCCGTGGAATGTATCGCAGGCCACCTGGCAGAACGCCGCCAGCGGACAGCCGTGGCAGGCCGCCGGCGCCAGCGGTCCCAATGACCGCGACAGCACCTACAGCGACCGGAAGGCCGTGGAGGTGCTCAATACCTGGTACAGCTTTGATGTGACCGGCATGGTGCAGGAGTGGGTGCGCGCGCCGGCCCAGAACTACGGCGTCATGCTCTATGCCACCGGCGAGACCTATACCCAGTACGATTTCGTCTCCTCCGATAACCAGGAGCTGGCCGCTCAGCATCCGCGATTGATTGTGACGTACTGGGTGCCGGGACCATCTGCACCCACGGCCACCCCCACGCGCACCAATACGCCGGCGCCCACCGCCACGCCGACGCGCACATTCACCCCCACGGCCACGCCGACGAGGACGAACACGCCTGCGCCGGCTACGCCTACCCCGACACCGACCGCCACGAGCACCTCTGCCCCGGTGCCGCCTCCGCCGGCCGGCGATGTGCAGACCATCGTCCTGCAGGAAGGGAGCAACGGCTATGCCGGCGTGGAGGACACGTTCATCAACGGCTGGTCGGTGGACACCAACTACGGCACAAACACTCGGCTCCTGGTGCGCTCCGGGGAATGGATGTCGGCGCTTCTGCGCTTTGACCTGAGCGGACTGCCGGCCGGCGTCTCGGTGCAGGAGGCGAAGCTGGGCCTGTATGTCAGCGGCCGGAGCAACACCAATCCTATCACCATGGAAGTGTACCGCCTGCGCCGGCCGTGGCGCGAGATGGAGGCCACCTGGAACCTGGCGCGCGCCGGCGATGCCTGGGGCGTCCCGGGTGCCAAGGCAGCCGGCACGGACCTTGATAGCGCGCCGTTGAGCCGTCTGCAGATGAACGGCATCTCGACCTGGGCGGAATGGGACATCACCGCGGCAGTGCGGGATTGGCTGGCGGCGCCGGCGTCCA of the Anaerolineae bacterium genome contains:
- a CDS encoding DNRLRE domain-containing protein, whose translation is TAPTATPIPTATPTSAPATPTPTRTPTNPPATATPTWTPTRTPTSAPATPTATPAPIGTPITVTLQPGVNGYAGVLDTCINFWYKTTNFGTKVTLPIHYSYNEIVASLIRFDLSSIPRNAQVESATLSLYTSYRSVADDIVASVYRMRRPWAEMEATWQLASAGHPWGAPGANDTTVDRDATPLDQKILTQTGAWYDFNITRAVQEWVTQPSLNYGLVIKGYINRSVQYDFVSSNCPTVSLRPKLTIVYRLTAGPTPTPIPTATPTPTITPTPTVGGTPITRQYQHSALDTYISANSPTTNFGREANLAVRTAKEDNVMASLLYFNISDIPTNAVVTSARLEVYTYQRSNPSYIWVQTYKMLRPWNVSQATWQNAASGQPWQAAGASGPNDRDSTYSDRKAVEVLNTWYSFDVTGMVQEWVRAPAQNYGVMLYATGETYTQYDFVSSDNQELAAQHPRLIVTYWVPGPSAPTATPTRTNTPAPTATPTRTFTPTATPTRTNTPAPATPTPTPTATSTSAPVPPPPAGDVQTIVLQEGSNGYAGVEDTFINGWSVDTNYGTNTRLLVRSGEWMSALLRFDLSGLPAGVSVQEAKLGLYVSGRSNTNPITMEVYRLRRPWREMEATWNLARAGDAWGVPGAKAAGTDLDSAPLSRLQMNGISTWAEWDITAAVRDWLAAPASNFGVIVKSFDLAGVQYNILSSESGNVTLRPRLTIRYVAGAPVPPTSTPTPVPATPTPTPTMTPTPTATATAAPTPTATPTQPPSAGGQEFTIVLQRGLNGYSGVSDSTMNGWEPATLYGRIARIYIRSGEWMEGVLRFDLSSIPENAVVKRAVLGMFVDARSNSYTMDVQVHRLLRPWKESEVNWNQAMNGIPWAEPGAKAAGVDSAAEYVARTTLNAVQTWVEWDITPLVQDWVRYPEGNFGMLLKGVGSAGVRYDLFSSEWANVSARPKLTITYMVP